A stretch of the Notamacropus eugenii isolate mMacEug1 chromosome 2, mMacEug1.pri_v2, whole genome shotgun sequence genome encodes the following:
- the LOC140529958 gene encoding guanylate-binding protein 1-like isoform X3, with product MASRILMPAPVCLIENSNGQFMVNHKALQVLITVTQPVVVVAIVGLYRTGKSYLMNRLAQQKTGFSLGSTVQSHTKGIWIWCVPHPKKPNHTLILLDTEGLGDVEKGDNKNDTWIFALAVLLSSTFVYNSMGTINQQAMEDLYYVTELTDKIKTKSSTNTEEMNDSMEFGSLFPDFVWTVRDFLLELKINGQPITSDQYLENSLQVIKGPSEEARMCIQKFFVNRKCFIFVPPADTMKLQHLDKLHDDELDVDFVENTKNFCDYIYDEAKAKTLPGGGMVNGPRLGNLILNYVEAITSGDIPCMENTVLALAELENSAAVQKALTLYEELMTQKVQFPTETIQELLDIHAICKREATQVFVRDSFKDMNQKFQTKLETQLEAKLDDFQKQNERQSIDRCAALLQDIFSPLEEEVKQNAFFKPGGYSVFLQKKEELIYKYRQQPKKGIQAEKTLEEYLKSKETVTEAINQADKMLTAKEKEMEEQQRKAEAAAAAARELEIQQRRQEQIVLENQRREQEELRQMEANREAQRRQLLEQQERERARRLQEQQRFIEEQNRREIAERQRQLQHLQAQYDACRSNNNCIIL from the exons ATGGCCAGTAGAATTTTGATGCCAGCTCCAGTCTGCCTAATTGAAAACAGTAATGGGCAGTTCATGGTGAACCACAAAGCACTGCAGGTCCTTATCACAGTTACCCAGCCTGTGGTCGTGGTGGCCATTGTGGGACTCTATCGCACTGGAAAATCCTACCTGATGAATAGGTTGGCACAACAGAAAACTG GTTTCTCCCTTGGTTCCACAGTGCAGTCTCACACCAAAGGCATCTGGATTTGGTGTGTTCCTCATCCCAAGAAACCAAATCATACCCTCATTCTTCTGGACACCGAGGGTCTGGGTGATGTGGAGAAG GGTGACAATAAGAATGACACATGGATCTTTGCCCTGGCTGTGCTACTGAGCAGTACTTTTGTCTACAACAGCATGGGCACCATCAACCAGCAGGCTATGGAAGACCTGTA CTATGTAACAGAACTGAcagataaaatcaaaacaaaatcctCCACCAACACTGAGGAGATGAATGACTCCATGGAATTTGGAAGCCTCTTTCCAGACTTTGTGTGGACTGTGCGTGATTTCCTCTTGGAGTTGAAAATCAATGGGCAGCCTATCACCTCTGACCAGTACCTGGAGAATTCCCTGCAAGTGATAAAAG gTCCCAGTGAAGAAGCTAGAATGTGCATCCAGAAGTTCTTTGTAAACAGGAAATGCTTCATCTTTGTCCCACCTGCTGATACAATGAAGCTCCAACACCTGGACAAACTTCATGATGATGAACTTGATGTTGACTTTGTGGAAAATACTAAGAACTTCTGTGATTACATCTACGATGAAGCTAAGGCCAAGACTCTCCCAGGAGGTGGCATGGTCAATGGGCCTC GTCTAGGAAACCTGATCCTGAACTATGTAGAAGCCATCACCAGTGGAGATATTCCCTGTATGGAGAATACAGTCTTGGCACTGGCTGAGCTAGAGAACTCGGCTGCAGTTCAAAAGGCTCTTACACTGTATGAAGAGCTGATGACACAGAAGGTCCAGTTCCCCACAGAAACCATTCAAGAACTGTTGGACATCCATGCCATCTGTAAGAGGGAAGCCACTCAAGTCTTTGTCAGGGACTCTTTCAAGGATATGAATCAGAAATTCCAAACAAAACTGGAg ACTCAGCTAGAAGCCAAGCTAGATGActtccaaaaacaaaatgaaagacagTCTATAGACCGGTGCGCTGCTTTGCTCCAGGATATTTTCAGTCCTCTGGAAGAAGAAGTGAAGCAGAATGCCTTCTTCAAACCAGGGGGCTATAGTGTCTTTCTTCAGAAGAAGGAAGAGCTCATATATAAGTACCGCCAGCAGCCTAAGAAGGGGATACAG GCAGAGAAGACTTTGGAAGAATACTTGAAGTCAAAGGAAACGGTAACTGAGGCAATTAACCAGGCAGACAAAATGCTTACTGccaaggaaaaggagatggaag AGCAACAGAGGAAAGCAGAAGCTGCAGCAGCTGCTGCAAGAGAGTTGGAAATACAGCAAAGAAGGCAAGAGCAGATAGTGctggaaaatcaaaggagagagcaagaggaactaaggcaaatggaagcaaataggGAAGCCCAGAGGAGGCAATTGTTGGAACAACAA
- the LOC140529958 gene encoding guanylate-binding protein 1-like isoform X5: MASTLLMPAPVCLIENSNGQFMVNHEALQVLTTITQPVVVVAIVGLYRTGKSYLMNKLAQQKTGFSLGSTVQSHTKGIWIWCVPHPKKPNHTLILLDTEGLGDVEKGDNKNDTWIFALAVLLSSTFVYNSMGTINQQAMEDLYYVTELTDKIKTKSSTNTEEMNDSMEFGSLFPDFVWTVRDFLLELKINGQPITSDQYLENSLQVIKGPSEEARMCIQKFFVNRKCFIFVPPADTMKLQHLDKLHDDELDVDFVENTKNFCDYIYDEAKAKTLPGGGMVNGPRLGNLILNYVEAITSGDIPCMENTVLALAELENSAAVQKALTLYEELMTQKVQFPTETIQELLDIHAICKREATQVFVRDSFKDMNQKFQTKLEAEKTLEEYLKSKETVTEAINQADKMLTAKEKEMEEQQRKAEAAAAAARELEIQQRRQEQIVLENQRREQEELRQMEANREAQRRQLLEQQERERARRLQEQQRFIEEQNRREIAERQRQLQHLQAQYDACRSNNNCIIL; the protein is encoded by the exons ATGGCCAGTACTCTTTTGATGCCAGCTCCAGTTTGCCTAATTGAAAACAGTAATGGGCAGTTCATGGTGAACCACGAAGCACTGCAGGTCCTTACCACAATTACCCAGCCTGTGGTCGTGGTGGCCATTGTGGGACTCTATCGCACTGGAAAATCCTACCTGATGAATAAGTTGGCTCAACAGAAAACTG GTTTCTCCCTTGGTTCCACAGTGCAGTCTCACACCAAAGGCATCTGGATTTGGTGTGTTCCTCATCCCAAGAAACCAAATCATACCCTCATTCTTCTGGACACCGAGGGTCTGGGTGATGTGGAGAAG GGTGACAATAAGAATGACACATGGATCTTTGCCCTGGCTGTGCTACTGAGCAGTACTTTTGTCTACAACAGCATGGGCACCATCAACCAGCAGGCTATGGAAGACCTGTA CTATGTAACAGAACTGAcagataaaatcaaaacaaaatcctCCACCAACACTGAGGAGATGAATGACTCCATGGAATTTGGAAGCCTCTTTCCAGACTTTGTGTGGACTGTGCGTGATTTCCTCTTGGAGTTGAAAATCAATGGGCAGCCTATCACCTCTGACCAGTACCTGGAGAATTCCCTGCAAGTGATAAAAG gTCCCAGTGAAGAAGCTAGAATGTGCATCCAGAAGTTCTTTGTAAACAGGAAATGCTTCATCTTTGTCCCACCTGCTGATACAATGAAGCTCCAACACCTGGACAAACTTCATGATGATGAACTTGATGTTGACTTTGTGGAAAATACTAAGAACTTCTGTGATTACATCTACGATGAAGCTAAGGCCAAGACTCTCCCAGGAGGTGGCATGGTCAATGGGCCTC GTCTAGGAAACCTGATCCTGAACTATGTAGAAGCCATCACCAGTGGAGATATTCCCTGTATGGAGAATACAGTCTTGGCACTGGCTGAGCTAGAGAACTCGGCTGCAGTTCAAAAGGCTCTTACACTGTATGAAGAGCTGATGACACAGAAGGTCCAGTTCCCCACAGAAACCATTCAAGAACTGTTGGACATCCATGCCATCTGTAAGAGGGAAGCCACTCAAGTCTTTGTCAGGGACTCTTTCAAGGATATGAATCAGAAATTCCAAACAAAACTGGAg GCAGAGAAGACTTTGGAAGAATACTTGAAGTCAAAGGAAACGGTAACTGAGGCAATTAACCAGGCAGACAAAATGCTTACTGccaaggaaaaggagatggaag AGCAACAGAGGAAAGCAGAAGCTGCAGCAGCTGCTGCAAGAGAGTTGGAAATACAGCAAAGAAGGCAAGAGCAGATAGTGctggaaaatcaaaggagagagcaagaggaactaaggcaaatggaagcaaataggGAAGCCCAGAGGAGGCAATTGTTGGAACAACAA
- the LOC140529958 gene encoding guanylate-binding protein 1-like isoform X2 — protein MASTLLMPAPVCLIENSNGQFMVNHEALQVLTTITQPVVVVAIVGLYRTGKSYLMNKLAQQKTGFSLGSTVQSHTKGIWIWCVPHPKKPNHTLILLDTEGLGDVEKGDNKNDTWIFALAVLLSSTFVYNSMGTINQQAMEDLYYVTELTDKIKTKSSTNTEEMNDSMEFGSLFPDFVWTVRDFLLELKINGQPITSDQYLENSLQVIKGPSEEARMCIQKFFVNRKCFIFVPPADTMKLQHLDKLHDDELDVDFVENTKNFCDYIYDEAKAKTLPGGGMVNGPRLGNLILNYVEAITSGDIPCMENTVLALAELENSAAVQKALTLYEELMTQKVQFPTETIQELLDIHAICKREATQVFVRDSFKDMNQKFQTKLETQLEAKLDDFQKQNERQSIDRCAALLQDIFSPLEEEVKQNAFFKPGGYSVFLQKKEELIYKYRQQPKKGIQAEKTLEEYLKSKETVTEAINQADKMLTAKEKEMEEQQRKAEAAAAAARELEIQQRRQEQIVLENQRREQEELRQMEANREAQRRQLLEQQERERARRLQEQQRFIEEQNRREIAERQRQLQHLQAQYDACRSNNNCIIL, from the exons ATGGCCAGTACTCTTTTGATGCCAGCTCCAGTTTGCCTAATTGAAAACAGTAATGGGCAGTTCATGGTGAACCACGAAGCACTGCAGGTCCTTACCACAATTACCCAGCCTGTGGTCGTGGTGGCCATTGTGGGACTCTATCGCACTGGAAAATCCTACCTGATGAATAAGTTGGCTCAACAGAAAACTG GTTTCTCCCTTGGTTCCACAGTGCAGTCTCACACCAAAGGCATCTGGATTTGGTGTGTTCCTCATCCCAAGAAACCAAATCATACCCTCATTCTTCTGGACACCGAGGGTCTGGGTGATGTGGAGAAG GGTGACAATAAGAATGACACATGGATCTTTGCCCTGGCTGTGCTACTGAGCAGTACTTTTGTCTACAACAGCATGGGCACCATCAACCAGCAGGCTATGGAAGACCTGTA CTATGTAACAGAACTGAcagataaaatcaaaacaaaatcctCCACCAACACTGAGGAGATGAATGACTCCATGGAATTTGGAAGCCTCTTTCCAGACTTTGTGTGGACTGTGCGTGATTTCCTCTTGGAGTTGAAAATCAATGGGCAGCCTATCACCTCTGACCAGTACCTGGAGAATTCCCTGCAAGTGATAAAAG gTCCCAGTGAAGAAGCTAGAATGTGCATCCAGAAGTTCTTTGTAAACAGGAAATGCTTCATCTTTGTCCCACCTGCTGATACAATGAAGCTCCAACACCTGGACAAACTTCATGATGATGAACTTGATGTTGACTTTGTGGAAAATACTAAGAACTTCTGTGATTACATCTACGATGAAGCTAAGGCCAAGACTCTCCCAGGAGGTGGCATGGTCAATGGGCCTC GTCTAGGAAACCTGATCCTGAACTATGTAGAAGCCATCACCAGTGGAGATATTCCCTGTATGGAGAATACAGTCTTGGCACTGGCTGAGCTAGAGAACTCGGCTGCAGTTCAAAAGGCTCTTACACTGTATGAAGAGCTGATGACACAGAAGGTCCAGTTCCCCACAGAAACCATTCAAGAACTGTTGGACATCCATGCCATCTGTAAGAGGGAAGCCACTCAAGTCTTTGTCAGGGACTCTTTCAAGGATATGAATCAGAAATTCCAAACAAAACTGGAg ACTCAGCTAGAAGCCAAGCTAGATGActtccaaaaacaaaatgaaagacagTCTATAGACCGGTGCGCTGCTTTGCTCCAGGATATTTTCAGTCCTCTGGAAGAAGAAGTGAAGCAGAATGCCTTCTTCAAACCAGGGGGCTATAGTGTCTTTCTTCAGAAGAAGGAAGAGCTCATATATAAGTACCGCCAGCAGCCTAAGAAGGGGATACAG GCAGAGAAGACTTTGGAAGAATACTTGAAGTCAAAGGAAACGGTAACTGAGGCAATTAACCAGGCAGACAAAATGCTTACTGccaaggaaaaggagatggaag AGCAACAGAGGAAAGCAGAAGCTGCAGCAGCTGCTGCAAGAGAGTTGGAAATACAGCAAAGAAGGCAAGAGCAGATAGTGctggaaaatcaaaggagagagcaagaggaactaaggcaaatggaagcaaataggGAAGCCCAGAGGAGGCAATTGTTGGAACAACAA
- the LOC140529958 gene encoding guanylate-binding protein 1-like isoform X4: MASRILMPAPVCLIENSNGQFMVNHKALQVLITVTQPVVVVAIVGLYRTGKSYLMNRLAQQKTDFSLGSTVQSHTKGIWIWCVSHPNKANHTLILLDTEGLGDVEKGDSKNDTWIFALAVLLSSTFVYNSMGTINQQALDQLHYVTELTDKIKTKSSTSTEEMNDSMEFGSLFPDFVWTVRDFLLELKINGQAITSDQYLENALKVKKGPSEEARMCIQKFFVNRKCFIFVPPADTKKLQHLDKLHDDELDVDFVENTKNFCDYIYNEAKAKTLPGGGMVNGPRLGNLILNYVEAITSGDIPCMENAVLALAELENSAAVQKALTLYEELMTQKVQFPTETIQKLLDIHAICKREATQVFVRDSFKDMNQKFQTKLEIQVEAKLDDFQKQNERESIDRCTALLQDIFSPLEEDMKQNAFFKPGGYSVFLQKKQELIYKYRQQPKKGIQAEKTLEEYLKSKQTVADAINQADKMLTAKEKKMKEQQRKTKATVAAVRKLKILQRRLEQIKLEKKKRKQEQLRKMVANMEAQRRQMLAEQEREQARRLEEQAQLLQEQQRQLIAQQTLHIQRLEAQLRHSHSSDDCIIL, translated from the exons ATGGCCAGTAGAATTTTGATGCCAGCTCCAGTCTGCCTAATTGAAAACAGTAATGGGCAGTTCATGGTGAACCACAAAGCACTGCAGGTCCTTATCACAGTTACCCAGCCTGTGGTCGTGGTGGCCATTGTGGGACTCTATCGCACTGGAAAATCCTACCTGATGAATAGGTTGGCACAACAGAAAACTG ATTTCTCCCTTGGCTCCACAGTGCAGTCTCACACCAAAGGCATCTGGATTTGGTGTGTTTCTCATCCCAATAAGGCAAATCACACCCTCATTCTTCTGGACACCGAGGGTCTGGGTGATGTGGAGAAG GGTGACAGTAAGAATGACACATGGATCTTTGCCCTCGCTGTGCTACTGAGCAGCACTTTTGTCTATAACAGCATGGGCACCATCAACCAGCAAGCCCTGGACCAACTGCA CTATGTGACAGAACTGAcagataaaatcaaaacaaaatcctCCACCAGCACTGAGGAGATGAATGACTCCATGGAATTTGGGAGCCTCTTTCCAGACTTTGTGTGGACTGTGCGTGATTTCCTCTTGGAGTTGAAAATCAATGGGCAGGCTATCACCTCTGATCAGTACCTGGAGAATGCCCTGAAAGTGAAGAAAG gTCCCAGTGAAGAAGCCAGAATGTGCATCCAGAAGTTCTTTGTAAACAGGAAATGCTTCATCTTTGTCCCACCTGCTGATACAAAGAAGCTCCAACACCTGGACAAACTTCATGATGATGAACTTGATGTTGACTTTGTGGAAAATACTAAGAACTTCTGTGATTACATCTACAATGAAGCTAAGGCCAAGACTCTCCCAGGAGGTGGCATGGTCAATGGGCCTC GTCTAGGAAACCTGATCCTGAACTATGTCGAAGCCATCACCAGTGGAGATATTCCCTGTATGGAGAATGCAGTCTTGGCACTGGCTGAGCTAGAGAACTCGGCTGCAGTTCAAAAGGCTCTTACACTGTATGAAGAGCTGATGACACAGAAGGTCCAGTTCCCCACAGAAACCATTCAAAAACTGTTGGACATCCATGCCATCTGTAAGAGGGAAGCCACTCAAGTCTTTGTCAGGGACTCTTTCAAGGATATGAATCAGAAATTCCAAACAAAACTGGAg ATTCAGGTGGAAGCCAAGCTAGATGActtccaaaaacaaaatgaaagagagtCTATAGACCGGTGCACTGCTTTGCTCCAGGATATTTTCAGTCCTCTGGAAGAAGACATGAAGCAGAATGCCTTCTTCAAACCAGGGGGCTATAGTGTCTTTCTTCAGAAGAAGCAAGAGCTCATATATAAGTACCGCCAACAGCCCAAGAAGGGGATACAG GCAGAGAAGACTTTGGAAGAATACTTGAAGTCAAAGCAAACTGTGGCTGATGCAATTAACCAGGCAGACAAAATGCTTACtgccaaagaaaaaaagatgaaag agCAACAGCGGAAAACAAAAGCTACAGTAGCTGCTGTAAGAAAGCTAAAAATCCTACAAAGAAGGCTGGAGCagataaagctggaaaagaaaaagagaaagcaagagCAACTAAGAAAAATGGTTGCAAATATGGAAGCCCAGAGGAGGCAAATGTTggcagagcaagagagagagcaGGCTAGGAGACTAGAG GAACAAGCACAATTACTCCAGGAACAGCAAAGGCAGTTGATTGCTCAACAAACACTCCATATTCAGCGTTTGGAGGCCCAATTACGTCACAGTCACTCAAGTGATGACTGTATTATATTGTGA
- the LOC140529958 gene encoding guanylate-binding protein 1-like isoform X1, whose translation MASRILMPAPVCLIENSNGQFMVNHKALQVLITVTQPVVVVAIVGLYRTGKSYLMNRLAQQKTDFSLGSTVQSHTKGIWIWCVSHPNKANHTLILLDTEGLGDVEKGDSKNDTWIFALAVLLSSTFVYNSMGTINQQALDQLHYVTELTDKIKTKSSTSTEEMNDSMEFGSLFPDFVWTVRDFLLELKINGQAITSDQYLENALKVKKGPRDEGLGPSEEARMCIQKFFVNRKCFIFVPPADTKKLQHLDKLHDDELDVDFVENTKNFCDYIYNEAKAKTLPGGGMVNGPRLGNLILNYVEAITSGDIPCMENAVLALAELENSAAVQKALTLYEELMTQKVQFPTETIQKLLDIHAICKREATQVFVRDSFKDMNQKFQTKLEIQVEAKLDDFQKQNERESIDRCTALLQDIFSPLEEDMKQNAFFKPGGYSVFLQKKQELIYKYRQQPKKGIQAEKTLEEYLKSKQTVADAINQADKMLTAKEKKMKEQQRKTKATVAAVRKLKILQRRLEQIKLEKKKRKQEQLRKMVANMEAQRRQMLAEQEREQARRLEEQAQLLQEQQRQLIAQQTLHIQRLEAQLRHSHSSDDCIIL comes from the exons ATGGCCAGTAGAATTTTGATGCCAGCTCCAGTCTGCCTAATTGAAAACAGTAATGGGCAGTTCATGGTGAACCACAAAGCACTGCAGGTCCTTATCACAGTTACCCAGCCTGTGGTCGTGGTGGCCATTGTGGGACTCTATCGCACTGGAAAATCCTACCTGATGAATAGGTTGGCACAACAGAAAACTG ATTTCTCCCTTGGCTCCACAGTGCAGTCTCACACCAAAGGCATCTGGATTTGGTGTGTTTCTCATCCCAATAAGGCAAATCACACCCTCATTCTTCTGGACACCGAGGGTCTGGGTGATGTGGAGAAG GGTGACAGTAAGAATGACACATGGATCTTTGCCCTCGCTGTGCTACTGAGCAGCACTTTTGTCTATAACAGCATGGGCACCATCAACCAGCAAGCCCTGGACCAACTGCA CTATGTGACAGAACTGAcagataaaatcaaaacaaaatcctCCACCAGCACTGAGGAGATGAATGACTCCATGGAATTTGGGAGCCTCTTTCCAGACTTTGTGTGGACTGTGCGTGATTTCCTCTTGGAGTTGAAAATCAATGGGCAGGCTATCACCTCTGATCAGTACCTGGAGAATGCCCTGAAAGTGAAGAAAGGTCCCAGGGATGAAGGATTGG gTCCCAGTGAAGAAGCCAGAATGTGCATCCAGAAGTTCTTTGTAAACAGGAAATGCTTCATCTTTGTCCCACCTGCTGATACAAAGAAGCTCCAACACCTGGACAAACTTCATGATGATGAACTTGATGTTGACTTTGTGGAAAATACTAAGAACTTCTGTGATTACATCTACAATGAAGCTAAGGCCAAGACTCTCCCAGGAGGTGGCATGGTCAATGGGCCTC GTCTAGGAAACCTGATCCTGAACTATGTCGAAGCCATCACCAGTGGAGATATTCCCTGTATGGAGAATGCAGTCTTGGCACTGGCTGAGCTAGAGAACTCGGCTGCAGTTCAAAAGGCTCTTACACTGTATGAAGAGCTGATGACACAGAAGGTCCAGTTCCCCACAGAAACCATTCAAAAACTGTTGGACATCCATGCCATCTGTAAGAGGGAAGCCACTCAAGTCTTTGTCAGGGACTCTTTCAAGGATATGAATCAGAAATTCCAAACAAAACTGGAg ATTCAGGTGGAAGCCAAGCTAGATGActtccaaaaacaaaatgaaagagagtCTATAGACCGGTGCACTGCTTTGCTCCAGGATATTTTCAGTCCTCTGGAAGAAGACATGAAGCAGAATGCCTTCTTCAAACCAGGGGGCTATAGTGTCTTTCTTCAGAAGAAGCAAGAGCTCATATATAAGTACCGCCAACAGCCCAAGAAGGGGATACAG GCAGAGAAGACTTTGGAAGAATACTTGAAGTCAAAGCAAACTGTGGCTGATGCAATTAACCAGGCAGACAAAATGCTTACtgccaaagaaaaaaagatgaaag agCAACAGCGGAAAACAAAAGCTACAGTAGCTGCTGTAAGAAAGCTAAAAATCCTACAAAGAAGGCTGGAGCagataaagctggaaaagaaaaagagaaagcaagagCAACTAAGAAAAATGGTTGCAAATATGGAAGCCCAGAGGAGGCAAATGTTggcagagcaagagagagagcaGGCTAGGAGACTAGAG GAACAAGCACAATTACTCCAGGAACAGCAAAGGCAGTTGATTGCTCAACAAACACTCCATATTCAGCGTTTGGAGGCCCAATTACGTCACAGTCACTCAAGTGATGACTGTATTATATTGTGA